A region of Procambarus clarkii isolate CNS0578487 chromosome 22, FALCON_Pclarkii_2.0, whole genome shotgun sequence DNA encodes the following proteins:
- the LOC123748931 gene encoding serine-aspartate repeat-containing protein F-like, giving the protein MCLCNLFHYLQQAGHEVHTRSQSGHEVHYRSQSGHEVHNRSQSGHEVHYRSQSGHEVHYRSQSGHEVHYLQQSGHEVHNRSQSGHEVHYRSQSGHEVHYRSQSGHEVHYRSQAGHEVHYRSQSGHEVHYRSQSGHEVHTRSQSGHEVHYRSQSGHEVHYRSQSGHEVHYLQQSGHEVHNRSQAGHEVHTRSQAGHEVHYLQQSGHEVHNRSQAGHEVHTRSQSGHEVHTRSQSGHEILFGADQYSEADQYSEADQYSEADQYSEGDQYSEADQYSEADQYSEGDQYSEGDQYSEADQYSEADQYSEADQYSEADQYSEADQYSEADQYSEADQYSEADQYSEGDQYSEADQYSEADQYSEDDQYSEGNQYSEADQYSEADQYSEADQYSEADQYSEADQYSEADQYSEADQYSEADQYSEADQYSEADQYSEADQYSEADQYSEADQYSEADQYSEADQYSEADQYSEADQYSEGDQYSEADQYSEADQYSEADQYSEADQYSEADQYSEADQYSEADQYSEADQYSEADQYSEADQYSEADQYSEADQYSEADQYSEADQYSEADQYSEADQYSEADQYSEADQYSEADQYSEADQYSEADQYSEADQYSEADQYSEGDQYSEADQYSEADQYLEADQYSEVDQYSEADQYSEGDQYSEGDQYSEGDQYSETDQYSEGDQYSEADQYSEGDQYSETDQYSEGDQYSKGDLVSVGGDERKSDQVIFGTLRV; this is encoded by the exons atgtgcctctgtaaccttttccactacctccAACAGGCTGGGCATGAAGTACACACCCGTTCACAGTCTGGGCATGAAGTACACTACCGTTCACAGTCTGGGCATGAAGTACACAACCGTTCACAGTCTGGGCATGAAGTACACTACCGTTCACAGTCTGGGCATGAAGTACACTACCGTTCACAGTCTGGGCATGAAGTACACTACCTCCAACAGTCTGGGCATGAAGTACACAACCGTTCACAGTCTGGGCATGAAGTACACTACCGTTCACAGTCTGGGCATGAAGTACACTACCGTTCACAGTCTGGGCATGAAGTACACTACCGTTCACAGGCTGGGCATGAAGTACACTACCGTTCACAGTCTGGGCATGAAGTACACTACCGTTCACAGTCTGGGCATGAAGTACACACCCGTTCACAGTCTGGGCATGAAGTACACTACCGTTCACAGTCTGGGCATGAAGTACACTACCGTTCACAGTCTGGGCATGAAGTACACTACCTCCAACAGTCTGGGCATGAAGTACACAACCGTTCACAGGCTGGGCATGAAGTACACACCCGTTCACAGGCTGGGCATGAAGTACACTACCTCCAACAGTCTGGGCATGAAGTACACAACCGTTCACAGGCTGGGCATGAAGTACACACCCGTTCACAGTCTGGGCATGAAGTACACACCCGTTCACAGTCTGGGCATGAA ATCCTCTTTGGAGCTGATCAGTATTCAGAGGCTGATCAGTATTCAGAGGCTGATCAGTATTCAGAGGCTGATCAGTATTCAGAGGGTGATCAGTATTCAGAAGCTGATCAGTATTCAGAGGCTGATCAGTATTCAGAGGGTGATCAGTATTCAGAGGGTGATCAGTATTCAGAGGCTGATCAGTATTCAGAAGCTGATCAGTATTCAGAAGCTGATCAGTATTCAGAAGCTGATCAGTATTCAGAGGCTGATCAGTATTCAGAGGCTGATCAGTATTCAGAGGCTGATCAGTATTCAGAAGCTGATCAGTATTCAGAGGGTGATCAGTATTCAGAGGCTGATCAGTATTCAGAGGCTGATCAGTATTCAGAAGATGATCAGTATTCAGAGGGTAATCAGTATTCAGAGGCTGATCAGTATTCAGAGGCTGATCAGTATTCAGAGGCTGATCAGTATTCAGAGGCTGATCAGTATTCAGAGGCTGATCAGTATTCAGAGGCTGATCAGTATTCAGAGGCTGATCAGTATTCAGAGGCTGATCAGTATTCAGAGGCTGATCAGTATTCAGAGGCTGATCAGTATTCAGAAGCTGATCAGTATTCAGAGGCTGATCAGTATTCAGAGGCTGATCAGTATTCAGAGGCTGATCAGTATTCAGAGGCTGATCAGTATTCAGAGGCTGATCAGTATTCAGAAGCTGATCAGTATTCAGAGGGTGATCAGTATTCAGAGGCTGATCAGTATTCAGAGGCTGATCAGTATTCAGAAGCTGATCAGTATTCAGAGGCTGATCAGTATTCAGAGGCTGATCAGTATTCAGAAGCTGATCAGTATTCAGAGGCTGATCAGTATTCAGAGGCTGATCAGTATTCAGAGGCTGATCAGTATTCAGAGGCTGATCAGTATTCAGAGGCTGATCAGTATTCAGAGGCTGATCAGTATTCAGAGGCTGATCAGTATTCAGAGGCTGATCAGTATTCAGAAGCTGATCAGTATTCAGAGGCTGATCAGTATTCAGAGGCTGATCAGTATTCAGAGGCTGATCAGTATTCAGAGGCTGATCAGTATTCAGAGGCTGATCAGTATTCAGAGGCTGATCAGTATTCAGAGGCTGATCAGTATTCAGAGGCTGATCAGTATTCAGAGGGTGATCAGTATTCAGAGGCTGATCAGTATTCAGAGGCTGATCAGTATTTAGAGGCTGATCAGTATTCAGAGGTTGATCAGTATTCAGAGGCTGATCAGTATTCAGAGGGTGATCAGTATTCAGAGGGTGATCAGTATTCAGAGGGTGATCAGTATTCAGAGACTGATCAGTATTCAGAGGGTGATCAGTATTCAGAGGCTGATCAGTATTCAGAGGGTGATCAGTATTCAGAGACTGATCAGTATTCAGAGGGTGATCAGTATTCAAAGGGTGATCTCGTCAGTGTAGGTGGAGACGAGCGGAAATCCGATCAGGTCATTTTTGGAACCCTGCGAGTATAG